From Kogia breviceps isolate mKogBre1 chromosome 2, mKogBre1 haplotype 1, whole genome shotgun sequence, one genomic window encodes:
- the GCG gene encoding pro-glucagon — translation MKSIYFVAGLLVMLVQGSWQRSLQDTEEKSRSFPAPQTDPLNDPDQMNEDKRHSQGTFTSDYSKYLDSRRAQDFVQWLMNTKRNKNNIAKRHDEFERHAEGTFTSDVSSYLEGQAAKEFIAWLVKGRGRRDFPEVTIVEELRRRHADGSFSDEMNTVLDNLATRDFINWLLQTKITDR, via the exons atgaaaagcatttaCTTTGTGGCTGGATTGCTTGTAATGCTGGTCCAAGGCAGCTGGCAACGTTCCCTTCAGGACACAGAGGAGAAATCCAG ATCATTCCCAGCTCCCCAGACCGACCCGCTCAATGATCCAGATCAGATGAATGAAGACAAGCGCCACTCGCAGGGCACGTTCACCAGTGACTACAGCAAGTATCTGGACTCCAGGCGTGCCCAGGATTTTGTGCAGTGGTTGATGAACACCAAGAGGAATAA GAATAACATTGCCAAACGTCATGATGAATTTGAGAGGCATGCTGAAGGGACCTTTACCAGTGATGTAAGTTCTTATCTGGAAGGCCAAGCTGCCAAGGAATTCATTGCTTGGTTGGTGAAAGGCCGAGGAAGGCGAGA TTTCCCAGAAGTCACCATCGTTGAAGAACTCCGCCGCAGACACGCTGATGGCTCTTTCTCTGATGAGATGAACACAGTTCTCGATAATCTTGCCACTCGAGACTTTATAAACTGGTTACTTCAGACAAAAATTACTGACAGGTGA